Proteins encoded together in one Stigmatella aurantiaca window:
- a CDS encoding di-heme oxidoredictase family protein, with product MKSKTPVFPSPEPSGSPSASTLAALVAAAVSLTACGVPPEEANAEVSPEATPTATPLAAAYTPLYPPGTSITEQIQYREADGTLVTFMGARPTERHARERGERWDEPDKGPGRYFTFPTFYFQNRTFGLEIRDHVPAGRQRIEVYLHVNDGTFRGTTFSLFRNINNPDVRDFGWSLNYGFNNPNEGNQPICHAGSSDCMMSFTSNWRTSPHSPLKIGDKIELAPAPRLLAPVIDGGGERYYSFEQLYVVGVGMRPWYGIVPNLDSEPLPDETLLGGQASVSYNYSEEPHRVFQQMANNIGITNTKRFVQGRRLFHTSFADGTHSEHPTTNPVFTEHKGQLGPRYNQARCIECHTANGRGVAPAVGAKLSTLSVLTGTAGSSGAVLPDPTYGWNVQQQAASTSAPNYGVSVASYTKTTRTLSGGETVELLKPVYTFSGPTPSLYSVRQAPQVIGLGLLEAVDETTILALADPNDTNNDGVRGVPHYVTNPETGQVHLGRFGWKATKASLRQQVGDALIKDMSVTSPVFPSRDCQKGSPNCHTATGATSVSETELQRLSDYLALIGVPAQRSLRSGYPEGIRVSPEHDVNPAQIARGKTLFAQAQCTTCHTPQMTTGNTHPFAELRNQTIRPYTDLLLHDMGPELADTLTEGQAAPRMWRTPPLWGVGSLKFVQGGAQNVRYLHDGRARTLKEAIGWHGGEASASRAKFEALSKDDRDAVITFLESL from the coding sequence TTGAAATCCAAGACACCGGTATTCCCCTCTCCCGAGCCGTCTGGAAGTCCATCCGCTTCAACGCTGGCAGCCCTGGTGGCCGCGGCGGTCTCACTGACGGCCTGTGGGGTTCCGCCCGAGGAAGCCAACGCGGAGGTGTCCCCCGAGGCCACGCCCACGGCAACCCCCCTGGCAGCCGCCTACACGCCGCTGTACCCGCCGGGCACCAGCATCACGGAGCAAATCCAATACAGGGAAGCCGACGGCACCCTCGTCACCTTCATGGGCGCCCGGCCCACCGAGCGCCACGCCCGTGAGCGCGGCGAGCGATGGGATGAGCCCGACAAGGGGCCGGGGCGGTACTTCACCTTCCCCACCTTCTACTTCCAGAACCGCACCTTCGGCCTGGAGATCCGCGACCACGTGCCCGCCGGCCGCCAGCGCATCGAGGTGTACCTGCACGTCAATGACGGCACGTTCCGGGGCACCACCTTCAGCCTGTTCCGCAATATCAACAACCCCGACGTGCGCGACTTCGGCTGGTCGCTCAACTACGGCTTCAACAACCCCAACGAGGGCAATCAACCCATCTGCCACGCGGGGTCCAGCGACTGCATGATGTCGTTCACCTCCAACTGGCGCACGTCCCCGCACAGCCCGTTGAAGATTGGCGACAAGATCGAGCTGGCCCCTGCCCCGCGCCTGCTGGCTCCCGTCATCGACGGCGGCGGCGAGCGCTACTACTCGTTCGAGCAGCTCTACGTGGTGGGCGTGGGCATGCGCCCCTGGTACGGCATCGTCCCCAACCTGGACTCCGAGCCCCTGCCGGACGAGACGCTGCTGGGAGGCCAGGCCAGCGTCTCCTACAACTACTCGGAGGAGCCGCACCGGGTGTTCCAGCAGATGGCCAACAACATCGGCATCACCAACACCAAGCGCTTCGTGCAGGGCCGCCGCCTGTTCCACACCTCATTCGCCGACGGCACGCACTCCGAGCACCCCACCACCAACCCGGTGTTCACCGAGCACAAGGGCCAGCTCGGCCCCCGCTACAACCAGGCGCGCTGCATCGAGTGCCACACGGCCAACGGCCGCGGCGTGGCCCCGGCCGTGGGCGCGAAGCTCTCCACCCTGTCGGTGCTCACCGGCACCGCGGGCAGCAGCGGCGCGGTGCTGCCGGATCCCACCTACGGCTGGAACGTGCAGCAGCAGGCGGCCTCCACCTCCGCCCCCAACTACGGGGTGAGCGTGGCCTCCTACACGAAGACGACGCGCACGCTGTCGGGCGGTGAGACGGTGGAGCTACTCAAGCCCGTCTACACCTTCAGCGGGCCCACGCCGTCGCTCTATTCCGTGCGGCAGGCCCCGCAGGTCATCGGCCTGGGCCTGCTGGAGGCCGTGGATGAAACCACCATCCTGGCGCTGGCGGACCCCAACGACACCAACAACGACGGTGTGCGCGGCGTGCCCCACTATGTGACCAACCCCGAGACGGGCCAGGTGCACCTGGGCCGCTTCGGCTGGAAGGCCACCAAGGCGAGCCTGCGCCAGCAGGTGGGCGATGCGCTCATCAAGGACATGAGCGTCACCTCGCCCGTGTTTCCCTCCCGCGACTGCCAGAAGGGCTCGCCCAACTGCCACACCGCGACGGGCGCCACGTCCGTGTCCGAGACGGAGCTCCAGCGGCTGTCGGACTACCTGGCACTCATCGGCGTGCCCGCCCAGCGCAGCCTGCGCAGCGGCTACCCGGAGGGCATCCGCGTGTCGCCTGAGCACGATGTGAACCCGGCGCAGATTGCCCGCGGCAAAACCCTGTTCGCCCAGGCCCAGTGCACCACGTGCCACACGCCGCAGATGACCACGGGCAACACCCACCCGTTCGCCGAGCTGCGCAACCAGACCATCCGCCCGTACACCGATCTGCTGCTGCACGACATGGGCCCGGAGCTGGCCGACACGCTGACCGAAGGCCAGGCGGCTCCCCGCATGTGGCGCACGCCGCCCCTGTGGGGCGTGGGCTCGCTGAAGTTCGTGCAGGGCGGCGCCCAGAACGTGCGCTACCTGCATGACGGCCGCGCCCGCACGCTGAAGGAGGCCATCGGCTGGCACGGCGGCGAGGCGAGCGCCAGCCGCGCCAAGTTCGAGGCGCTCTCCAAGGATGACCGGGACGCAGTGATTACGTTCCTCGAGTCGCTGTAA
- a CDS encoding cellulase family glycosylhydrolase: MKRLMMGLGLAVCLGGAFEAHARRAPETLTLSGKQLLINGKPFTAKGVNYHPVPRTGPGNWPDDWTMNRAVVFSDFAKMKEMGANTIRVYVQYDRLFQNWDEQNDPSTDPGRVDPAVLANYRAVLDEADRQGIYVIMNYFLPTNADLRAGQQVKFNKDARTRHKLRFRNIINVFKNRTEFPMVLMWAFGNENNFDWNRGQMTAAAMFDFYGEAIREADQQADASHPYTVVLGDNPQLDIHNSSLLNRAPLVDVWSVNMYNTEQGFKNIIQGYPLNKPLLFTEFGYDACQHNQGCDFSNPEGRGTAEAQQHQAAFYKNRWENTMLPNLSARNANNKLLGGVVFEWNDEWWKDGSGPRDVHNTGGFSNANLGPDYFLNEEWFGLSTALTETQTTGRYYRSAFNQLKTMWTAPSLLSAGEAAEGTATRP, encoded by the coding sequence ATGAAGCGGTTGATGATGGGATTGGGGCTGGCTGTGTGTTTGGGAGGCGCGTTCGAGGCGCACGCCCGGCGGGCGCCCGAGACGCTGACACTGTCGGGTAAACAACTGTTGATCAACGGCAAGCCTTTCACCGCGAAGGGCGTCAACTACCACCCTGTGCCCCGGACGGGGCCGGGCAACTGGCCCGACGACTGGACCATGAACCGGGCGGTGGTGTTCAGCGACTTCGCGAAGATGAAGGAGATGGGCGCCAACACCATCCGCGTCTACGTACAGTACGACCGGTTGTTCCAGAACTGGGATGAGCAGAATGATCCGTCCACGGACCCGGGCCGGGTGGACCCGGCGGTGCTCGCCAATTACCGCGCCGTGCTGGACGAGGCCGACCGCCAGGGCATCTATGTCATCATGAATTACTTCCTGCCCACGAACGCGGACCTCCGCGCGGGGCAGCAGGTGAAGTTCAACAAGGACGCGCGCACGCGGCACAAGCTGCGCTTCCGCAACATCATCAATGTCTTCAAGAACCGCACCGAGTTCCCCATGGTGTTGATGTGGGCCTTCGGCAATGAGAACAACTTCGATTGGAACCGCGGGCAGATGACCGCCGCGGCGATGTTCGACTTCTACGGAGAGGCCATCCGCGAGGCCGACCAGCAGGCAGATGCGTCGCATCCCTACACCGTGGTGCTCGGGGACAACCCCCAGCTGGACATTCACAACAGCAGCCTGCTCAACCGGGCGCCGCTCGTGGATGTCTGGTCTGTCAACATGTACAACACGGAGCAGGGCTTCAAGAACATCATCCAGGGCTATCCGCTCAACAAGCCGCTCCTGTTCACGGAGTTTGGCTATGACGCCTGCCAGCACAACCAGGGGTGTGACTTCTCCAATCCCGAGGGCCGGGGCACCGCGGAGGCGCAGCAGCACCAGGCCGCGTTCTACAAGAACCGCTGGGAGAACACGATGCTGCCCAACCTCAGCGCCCGGAACGCCAACAACAAGCTGCTCGGCGGCGTCGTGTTCGAGTGGAACGACGAGTGGTGGAAGGATGGCAGCGGGCCCCGGGACGTCCACAACACCGGCGGGTTCTCCAACGCGAACCTCGGCCCTGACTACTTCCTGAACGAGGAGTGGTTCGGGCTGTCCACCGCCCTGACGGAGACGCAGACCACGGGGCGGTATTACCGGTCCGCCTTCAATCAACTCAAGACGATGTGGACCGCCCCGTCCCTGCTGTCCGCTGGGGAGGCCGCGGAGGGGACTGCCACAAGGCCCTGA
- a CDS encoding serine/threonine-protein kinase encodes MSQAKPAGTEVSSSEGASSEAPSPSSSQGVFPPTVDSSGIGDAPTLRTSTPARLAPPSPGQLLPVVDPALYALEGELAHGGIGRILRARDLRLGRAVALKQILSPSPEAESRFMTEALVTARLQHPSIVPVHEVGRWPDGELFYSMKLVSGRSLAEVVSELKSLKDRLAFLPHVLAVAEAMAYAHSERIIHRDLKPANILVGGFGETVVIDWGLAKDLSLADPPAAPDAFSPAALSSDGGLTRVGTVMGTPAYMPPEQAAGMPVDERADVYALGAILYHLLAGARPYDGDTSDQVLTRVIKGPPPPLASLQEFIPRDLLAIVTKAMARRPEDRYATARELAEDLRRFQTGQIVGAYAYSRMELLRRFLRRYRAVVTVTAVALLVLAAVGTESILEIVAQRDAARASRQQAQELSDSLLLTKARDIVEEAPNDSLESLRGISAGFKQWSAARVVAADAQAHGFATVLRGHTQHINDIAFTASGDYLISASDDHTLRVWDTRLGKSHRLLRDDARTDTDTDDVWRIQMLPGGGFISSGKDGVLRQWDLATGKARLFATLPGPVSALTLGCQDRCLLAATQTDEVLYSWDLGTGQLRTFHTGVPGIEELLASPRSSWVFVRGYQDAPSALGDVKGGAFQVLNQARSTVGGFSEEGFLFTVNIQGELHRWVPGTPEGHLLARGLGIGTALTFVPRTPWVVIGTQEGVIRLRNASTGEAREFRQHEGSVTSLDVTSDGQYLASASADRTSILWELETGAPRVLRRARQQAHLVQFSPDDQQLAVASFNGQVRLFSMKDKLHHVLFSGVGPQASLELSPEGDWLATLSRQGELRLFEARSGTLFLNAPGFVPDALSFSPAGQWLAVGGSDGRVHLYEPSTGSELAALQGHTARVVAVGFSAGGEHLASADEKGDVWIWEAGQGKGTLLGTHEARVWQLAFSPDGQRLATACDDGSVRVWELETGTFRVLSGHTGAVRTVAFSPKPLNGDVLVTGGMDHRVIFWELETGQSRSHLTSGGGVLELRFSPEGTVVASRDQKDGSVRLWDGWTGEPYAIPVLSHQADVLGFAFSPDGSRLASASLDKTARVWDLATGESRALRGHMGPVEAVAFFPKGTMIVSTGADGSLRLWPDSLPLKPEVLRDWLKSFTKDERPPLNSWQ; translated from the coding sequence ATGAGCCAGGCCAAACCTGCCGGGACGGAAGTCTCCTCCTCGGAGGGCGCCTCGTCCGAGGCCCCCTCCCCCTCGTCGTCCCAGGGCGTCTTCCCCCCTACGGTGGATTCCTCGGGCATTGGGGATGCGCCCACGCTGCGGACGTCCACGCCCGCGCGTCTGGCGCCTCCTTCGCCGGGCCAGCTGCTGCCCGTGGTGGACCCCGCGTTGTATGCGCTCGAAGGGGAGCTCGCTCACGGCGGCATTGGCCGCATCCTCCGGGCGAGGGATCTGCGGCTGGGCCGGGCCGTGGCCCTCAAGCAGATCCTCTCGCCGTCGCCGGAGGCCGAGTCCCGCTTCATGACCGAGGCGCTCGTCACCGCGCGGTTGCAGCACCCGTCGATTGTGCCGGTGCACGAGGTGGGGCGCTGGCCCGACGGCGAGCTGTTCTACTCGATGAAGCTCGTCTCCGGCCGCTCGCTGGCGGAGGTCGTCTCCGAGCTCAAGAGCTTGAAGGATCGCCTGGCCTTTCTGCCCCACGTGCTGGCGGTGGCCGAGGCCATGGCCTATGCGCACTCCGAGCGCATCATTCATCGGGACCTCAAGCCGGCGAACATCCTCGTGGGAGGGTTTGGCGAGACGGTGGTCATCGACTGGGGCTTGGCGAAGGACCTGTCGCTCGCGGACCCTCCCGCGGCCCCGGATGCGTTCTCCCCCGCGGCCCTCTCCTCCGATGGAGGATTGACCCGGGTGGGCACGGTGATGGGGACGCCCGCGTACATGCCGCCCGAGCAGGCCGCGGGCATGCCCGTGGACGAGCGCGCCGACGTCTATGCCCTGGGGGCCATCCTCTATCACCTGCTCGCGGGGGCCCGTCCCTATGACGGGGACACCTCGGATCAGGTGTTGACGCGGGTGATCAAGGGGCCCCCTCCGCCCCTGGCCAGCCTCCAGGAGTTCATTCCGAGGGACCTGCTGGCCATCGTGACCAAGGCGATGGCCCGCCGTCCCGAGGACCGCTACGCCACCGCGCGCGAGTTGGCGGAGGACTTGAGGCGCTTCCAGACGGGGCAGATCGTCGGGGCGTATGCGTACTCGCGCATGGAGCTGCTGCGCCGCTTCCTGAGGCGCTACCGGGCCGTGGTGACGGTCACGGCGGTGGCCCTGCTGGTGCTCGCCGCCGTGGGCACCGAGAGCATCCTCGAGATCGTGGCCCAGCGTGATGCCGCCCGGGCCTCCCGCCAGCAGGCCCAGGAGCTCTCCGACAGCCTGCTGCTGACGAAGGCCCGGGACATCGTGGAGGAGGCGCCCAACGACTCCCTCGAATCCCTGCGGGGCATCTCCGCTGGATTCAAGCAGTGGTCGGCCGCGCGGGTGGTCGCCGCGGATGCCCAGGCCCATGGGTTCGCCACCGTGCTGCGGGGGCATACCCAGCACATCAATGACATCGCCTTCACGGCCAGCGGCGACTACCTCATCTCGGCGAGTGACGACCACACGCTGCGGGTCTGGGACACCCGGCTGGGCAAGAGCCACCGGCTGCTGCGCGATGACGCCCGGACCGACACGGACACGGACGATGTGTGGCGCATCCAGATGCTCCCGGGCGGCGGGTTCATCTCGAGCGGCAAGGATGGCGTGCTGCGCCAGTGGGACCTGGCCACGGGCAAGGCCAGGCTCTTCGCCACCTTGCCAGGGCCTGTCTCGGCGCTCACCCTGGGGTGCCAGGACCGGTGCCTGCTCGCCGCGACCCAGACGGATGAGGTGCTCTATTCCTGGGACCTGGGCACGGGGCAGCTCCGCACCTTTCACACGGGCGTCCCGGGCATCGAGGAGCTGCTGGCCTCGCCGCGTAGCTCCTGGGTGTTCGTGCGAGGCTACCAGGACGCCCCCTCGGCCCTGGGAGACGTGAAGGGTGGGGCCTTCCAGGTCTTGAATCAGGCCCGGTCCACCGTGGGAGGATTTTCCGAGGAAGGCTTCCTCTTCACGGTGAACATCCAGGGGGAGCTGCACCGCTGGGTGCCCGGAACCCCCGAGGGGCACCTGCTCGCGCGGGGCCTGGGCATTGGCACGGCCCTGACCTTCGTGCCGCGAACGCCCTGGGTGGTGATTGGCACCCAGGAGGGGGTGATCCGGCTGCGGAACGCCTCCACAGGCGAGGCCCGGGAGTTCCGCCAGCATGAAGGGTCCGTCACCAGCCTGGATGTCACCTCGGATGGCCAGTACCTCGCCTCGGCCAGTGCCGACCGGACCTCGATCCTCTGGGAACTGGAGACCGGAGCGCCCCGCGTGCTGCGGCGGGCCCGGCAACAGGCCCACCTCGTCCAGTTCTCGCCGGATGACCAGCAGCTTGCCGTGGCCAGCTTCAACGGGCAGGTGCGCCTGTTCTCCATGAAGGACAAGCTCCACCACGTGCTCTTCTCGGGCGTGGGGCCCCAGGCCTCCCTGGAGCTGTCCCCGGAGGGGGATTGGTTGGCCACCCTGTCCCGCCAGGGGGAGCTGCGCCTCTTCGAGGCCCGCTCGGGAACCCTCTTCCTGAATGCGCCGGGCTTCGTCCCGGACGCGTTGAGCTTCTCCCCGGCGGGCCAATGGCTGGCCGTGGGGGGGAGCGATGGACGGGTTCACCTGTACGAGCCTTCCACCGGAAGTGAGCTGGCCGCATTGCAGGGGCATACCGCCCGGGTGGTGGCCGTCGGCTTCTCCGCGGGCGGCGAGCACCTGGCCTCGGCGGATGAGAAGGGGGACGTCTGGATATGGGAGGCAGGGCAGGGGAAGGGCACCTTGCTGGGGACGCATGAGGCGCGGGTCTGGCAGCTCGCGTTCTCTCCGGATGGCCAGCGTCTGGCCACGGCGTGCGATGACGGCTCTGTGCGGGTGTGGGAGCTGGAAACGGGCACGTTCCGCGTCCTGTCCGGCCACACGGGGGCCGTGCGGACCGTGGCGTTCTCCCCGAAGCCCCTGAACGGAGATGTCCTCGTCACGGGGGGCATGGATCACCGCGTGATTTTCTGGGAACTGGAGACGGGCCAGAGCCGCTCGCACCTCACGAGCGGGGGCGGCGTCCTGGAGCTTCGCTTCTCGCCAGAGGGCACGGTGGTGGCCAGCCGTGACCAGAAGGATGGCTCCGTGAGGCTCTGGGATGGATGGACGGGTGAGCCGTACGCCATCCCCGTGCTCAGCCATCAGGCGGATGTGCTGGGCTTTGCCTTCTCCCCGGATGGCTCCCGCCTGGCGTCGGCAAGCCTCGACAAGACAGCCCGGGTATGGGACCTGGCGACCGGTGAGAGCCGCGCGCTGCGGGGCCACATGGGGCCCGTGGAGGCGGTGGCCTTCTTCCCGAAGGGGACGATGATCGTCTCCACGGGAGCCGATGGCAGCCTCCGGCTCTGGCCGGACAGCCTGCCCCTGAAACCAGAGGTCCTGCGTGACTGGTTGAAGTCCTTCACAAAGGACGAGCGGCCGCCCTTGAACTCCTGGCAGTGA
- the adhP gene encoding alcohol dehydrogenase AdhP, whose product MNRTMKAAVVREFGKPLRIEEVEVPRPGPGQVLVKIQACGVCHTDLHAAEGDWPVKPTPPFIPGHEGVGNVAAVGAGVTHVKEGDRVGIPWLHSACGHCEHCLGGWETLCEQQQNTGYSINGGFAEYALANAQYVGHLPDGTNFIEIAPVLCAGVTVYKGLKVTDTRPGDWVVISGIGGLGHMAVQYARIMGLNVAAVDVDGGKLELARRLGATVTVNALETDPAAYLKKEIGGAHGVLVTAVSPKAFEQALGMVRRGGTVSLTGLPPGDFPLPIFGMVLNAITVRGSIVGTRLDLQEALAFAAQGKVKATVSTDRLENINGVFQRMHAGQIEGRVVLDLAS is encoded by the coding sequence GTGAACAGGACAATGAAGGCCGCGGTCGTGCGTGAGTTCGGCAAGCCCCTGCGCATCGAGGAGGTGGAAGTGCCCCGCCCCGGGCCTGGGCAAGTCCTGGTCAAGATCCAGGCCTGTGGTGTCTGCCATACCGACCTTCATGCCGCCGAGGGAGACTGGCCGGTCAAACCCACCCCGCCGTTCATTCCCGGCCACGAGGGCGTCGGCAACGTGGCGGCGGTGGGCGCGGGCGTCACCCACGTGAAGGAAGGCGACCGGGTGGGCATTCCCTGGCTGCACTCGGCCTGCGGCCATTGCGAGCACTGTCTGGGGGGCTGGGAGACCCTGTGCGAGCAACAGCAGAACACGGGCTATTCGATCAACGGGGGCTTCGCTGAGTATGCGTTGGCCAACGCTCAGTACGTGGGCCATCTGCCGGACGGGACGAATTTCATCGAGATCGCCCCCGTGCTGTGCGCGGGCGTCACCGTCTACAAGGGATTGAAAGTCACCGATACCCGGCCCGGGGACTGGGTGGTGATCTCCGGCATCGGAGGGCTCGGCCACATGGCGGTGCAGTACGCCCGGATCATGGGGCTGAACGTGGCCGCGGTGGACGTGGACGGCGGCAAGCTTGAGTTGGCCCGGCGCCTGGGCGCCACCGTGACCGTCAACGCCCTCGAAACCGATCCGGCGGCCTACCTCAAGAAGGAGATTGGCGGCGCCCATGGCGTCCTGGTCACCGCGGTCTCGCCCAAGGCCTTCGAGCAGGCGCTCGGGATGGTTCGCCGGGGCGGCACGGTGTCGCTCACGGGCCTGCCCCCGGGGGACTTCCCGCTACCCATCTTCGGCATGGTGCTCAATGCCATCACCGTGCGCGGCTCGATTGTCGGCACGCGGCTGGACCTCCAGGAGGCGCTGGCCTTCGCCGCGCAGGGCAAGGTCAAGGCCACGGTGAGCACCGACAGGCTGGAGAACATCAACGGTGTGTTCCAGCGCATGCACGCCGGCCAGATCGAAGGCCGCGTGGTGCTGGACCTGGCCTCCTGA
- a CDS encoding acetyltransferase, giving the protein MTPSPPMTPERLTALSAADRLRLVEVWEAAVRATHHFLGEEDIQFFKPLVRDVYLDAVRLVCLRAAGGSIVGFIGTAEGKVEMLFVDPAHHGQGIGRALLRHVLDEGGITAVDVNEQNPQAVGFYQHMGFAVEGRSERDGQGKPFPLLHLRWTGTA; this is encoded by the coding sequence ATGACGCCCTCCCCTCCCATGACACCGGAACGGTTGACGGCGCTGAGCGCCGCCGACCGGCTGCGCCTGGTGGAAGTCTGGGAGGCCGCCGTGCGCGCCACGCACCATTTCCTCGGCGAGGAGGACATCCAGTTCTTCAAGCCCCTGGTGCGGGACGTCTACCTGGATGCGGTGAGGCTCGTCTGCCTCCGCGCGGCGGGTGGCTCCATCGTGGGCTTCATCGGCACCGCGGAGGGAAAGGTCGAGATGCTCTTCGTCGATCCCGCCCACCATGGCCAGGGCATCGGCCGTGCGCTGTTGAGGCACGTCCTCGACGAAGGCGGCATCACGGCGGTGGACGTGAACGAGCAGAACCCCCAGGCGGTGGGGTTCTACCAACACATGGGGTTTGCCGTGGAAGGCCGCTCGGAGCGGGACGGCCAGGGCAAACCCTTCCCGCTGCTGCACCTGCGCTGGACCGGCACGGCCTGA